The Kineothrix sp. MB12-C1 genome includes a window with the following:
- a CDS encoding GNAT family N-acetyltransferase, with product MQNYIRIENNEYEIVSDYKGREELRKSFFELAKKTFGIDFEPWYRNGFWSEKYIPYSIVHGDKVVANVSVNHMYFQEGSGSVKRYLIQLGTIMTEEAYRNKGLIRELLERIFEEYETRTEGIYLFGNDSVLNFYPMFGFEAALEYQYTKKVSITGNQTACKIPMDSTEDYNNFLERLRTYKAVGAFCMDNDNLLMFYLTSFLKDCVYYIEEIDTYVVAESEGGTLLLHGIFSAAGVEMEKVIQSFGEKISRVVLGFTPEYTDGFEVSVLKEEDSTLFVKGKGLRRFSEEKKMFPLISHA from the coding sequence ATGCAGAATTATATAAGAATAGAGAACAATGAATATGAAATAGTGTCAGATTATAAAGGAAGAGAAGAGTTAAGAAAATCTTTTTTTGAATTGGCGAAAAAGACATTTGGCATCGATTTTGAACCATGGTACCGGAATGGGTTCTGGAGTGAGAAATACATTCCGTATTCTATAGTACACGGAGATAAAGTCGTTGCAAATGTTTCTGTCAATCATATGTATTTTCAAGAGGGCTCCGGTTCTGTAAAAAGATATTTGATTCAGTTAGGAACGATTATGACAGAGGAAGCATACAGAAATAAAGGGCTTATCCGGGAACTGCTGGAGAGAATCTTTGAAGAATACGAAACACGAACGGAGGGCATTTATTTATTCGGTAATGATTCCGTGTTAAATTTCTATCCGATGTTTGGTTTTGAAGCAGCGTTAGAATATCAATATACTAAGAAAGTATCGATAACCGGCAACCAAACGGCTTGTAAAATTCCTATGGACTCCACTGAGGATTATAATAATTTTCTGGAGAGGCTGAGAACATATAAGGCAGTAGGTGCCTTTTGCATGGATAATGATAATCTGCTCATGTTCTATCTAACTTCTTTTTTGAAAGACTGCGTTTATTATATAGAAGAGATAGATACCTATGTGGTGGCAGAAAGTGAAGGTGGTACGCTCTTGTTGCATGGAATTTTCTCTGCAGCCGGGGTGGAGATGGAGAAAGTTATTCAGTCTTTTGGCGAAAAGATTTCTAGAGTTGTGTTGGGATTTACTCCGGAGTATACGGATGGATTCGAGGTTTCTGTATTGAAGGAGGAAGATTCAACATTATTCGTGAAAGGAAAGGGGTTACGTAGATTTTCTGAGGAAAAAAAGATGTTTCCTTTAATATCTCATGCTTGA
- a CDS encoding GNAT family N-acetyltransferase codes for MERLETKRMILREWSLLDAADMYSYASGSKVGPMAGWKPHESVEESETIIRMFQDNNDVWAIEWKDNNKVIGSVGLHRTARRGIPYDLELGYVLSEEYWGQQIILEAARAAITYAFENLKINRLMISHSSTNLQSKRVIEKLGFRFLLDVPEGFTQYDGGKLGSSVYIMEKEDYAELYKNREQ; via the coding sequence ATGGAACGATTAGAAACGAAGCGAATGATTTTAAGAGAATGGTCTCTTTTGGATGCTGCAGATATGTATTCTTACGCATCCGGATCGAAAGTTGGACCAATGGCGGGATGGAAGCCACATGAAAGTGTGGAGGAATCGGAAACGATTATACGGATGTTTCAGGATAATAATGATGTGTGGGCAATAGAGTGGAAGGATAACAATAAGGTCATAGGTTCCGTAGGACTTCATCGAACTGCGAGACGAGGAATTCCTTACGATCTTGAACTGGGGTATGTGCTGTCGGAGGAATATTGGGGACAGCAAATCATACTGGAGGCGGCGCGGGCAGCTATTACCTATGCTTTTGAAAATTTGAAGATAAACAGACTGATGATTTCTCATTCTTCGACTAACTTGCAGTCAAAGAGGGTAATAGAAAAATTAGGATTTCGTTTTTTGCTGGATGTTCCCGAAGGCTTTACCCAATACGATGGCGGGAAACTGGGAAGCAGTGTTTACATTATGGAAAAGGAAGATTATGCAGAATTATATAAGAATAGAGAACAATGA
- a CDS encoding MupG family TIM beta-alpha barrel fold protein yields the protein MKIGISIYLGTNMDMNIEILKKAKEAKISYAFTSLQIPEEKVDNYEIETKRLLEKCKEYEIQLIADASPETVKKLACNTIEELKNWGITSIRLDYGYSPEEIARLSKVFQIVVNASTVTIKEIQEWKSAKADLSRFIACHNYYPKEYTGLSIERVRGINESLKMEGLQTMAFVPGNMTMRGPLFVGLPTVEEHRLTKNDIVLNMLELYFDAKCDMVMIGDIDISKESWKNIEVLNQNMIEIKATLNEKYHFISNMIHHDRIDSSSFVFRSTESRMLKNRIQPENCVERKQGSICISNSKYLRYEGEMEIARQDLPQDERVNVIGHVDSVYVKYLPYIKNGMGIKLNTEYAETELLQ from the coding sequence GTGAAAATAGGAATTTCCATTTATTTAGGCACAAACATGGATATGAATATAGAAATCTTAAAGAAAGCAAAGGAGGCGAAGATTTCTTATGCATTTACATCTTTACAAATTCCGGAAGAAAAAGTTGATAATTATGAAATAGAGACCAAAAGGCTTCTGGAAAAGTGTAAAGAGTATGAAATACAGCTGATTGCAGACGCCAGCCCTGAGACGGTAAAAAAACTGGCTTGTAATACGATAGAAGAATTAAAAAACTGGGGAATTACATCAATAAGGCTGGACTACGGATATTCACCGGAAGAAATAGCGAGGTTGTCAAAGGTATTTCAAATTGTAGTGAACGCTTCTACGGTCACTATAAAAGAGATACAAGAGTGGAAAAGTGCTAAAGCTGATTTATCGAGATTCATTGCCTGTCACAATTATTATCCAAAAGAATATACGGGGCTTTCCATTGAAAGGGTACGTGGGATAAATGAAAGCTTAAAGATGGAAGGTCTTCAAACGATGGCTTTTGTGCCTGGAAATATGACAATGAGAGGGCCATTGTTTGTGGGGTTACCTACAGTAGAGGAACATCGTCTTACGAAGAATGATATTGTGCTAAATATGTTGGAACTATATTTTGATGCAAAATGTGATATGGTTATGATAGGGGATATTGACATATCGAAAGAATCGTGGAAGAATATAGAAGTATTGAATCAGAATATGATAGAAATAAAAGCGACACTGAATGAAAAATATCATTTTATTTCTAATATGATTCATCACGATCGCATTGACTCTAGCAGCTTCGTGTTCCGTTCTACCGAGTCACGTATGTTAAAGAATAGAATTCAACCGGAAAACTGTGTTGAACGTAAGCAGGGAAGCATTTGTATCTCTAACAGTAAGTATTTAAGATATGAAGGGGAAATGGAAATAGCAAGGCAGGATTTACCGCAGGATGAAAGGGTAAATGTAATTGGTCATGTGGATTCGGTATATGTAAAGTACCTACCATATATTAAGAATGGAATGGGGATTAAATTAAATACTGAATACGCGGAAACCGAACTATTACAATAG
- the murQ gene encoding N-acetylmuramic acid 6-phosphate etherase produces MINLAIYTTEKRNIDTMNLDSMSSMEIAMAANKEDENVVKAVRSVIPQIADAIDIAAETLGGQGRLIYIGAGTSGRLGVLDASECPPTFGVSEGLVTGIIAGGREALFHAVEGAEDSKTLAEADLKEHRLSPSDMVIGLSASGRTPYVLYGLRYASSIGCKTAAIACNKDSIIGKEADIAIEPVTGPEILTGSTRLKAGTAQKMILNMISTGSMVKIGKAYENLMVDLQNTNEKLAVRTENIVMNATSSDRETAKRLLKEADGSAKLAITMFLLDKPADEAMSILKSAHGSIRKAIRENKE; encoded by the coding sequence ATGATAAATTTGGCTATATATACAACAGAAAAAAGAAATATAGATACAATGAATCTGGATAGTATGAGTTCTATGGAAATTGCTATGGCTGCAAACAAAGAAGATGAAAATGTGGTAAAAGCGGTCCGGTCGGTGATACCACAGATTGCGGATGCCATTGATATAGCTGCGGAAACACTCGGCGGGCAGGGACGGCTGATTTATATTGGTGCCGGAACATCAGGGCGTCTGGGAGTTTTGGACGCCAGTGAATGTCCGCCAACCTTTGGGGTGTCAGAGGGATTGGTGACCGGTATCATAGCAGGAGGAAGAGAAGCGCTTTTTCATGCGGTAGAAGGAGCAGAGGACAGTAAAACACTTGCGGAAGCGGATTTAAAAGAACATAGACTATCGCCGAGTGATATGGTAATTGGATTGTCCGCAAGCGGCAGGACTCCTTATGTATTATATGGATTAAGATATGCATCAAGTATAGGATGTAAGACAGCCGCTATAGCATGCAATAAAGATTCCATCATAGGAAAAGAGGCAGATATAGCAATAGAACCCGTTACCGGTCCGGAGATATTGACCGGTTCTACAAGATTAAAAGCGGGAACCGCACAAAAAATGATTCTGAATATGATTTCCACAGGAAGTATGGTTAAGATTGGAAAGGCATATGAAAATTTAATGGTTGATTTGCAAAATACTAATGAAAAACTGGCAGTCAGGACGGAAAATATTGTGATGAACGCAACTTCATCTGATAGAGAAACTGCTAAGAGGTTATTAAAAGAAGCAGACGGGAGTGCCAAACTGGCAATAACCATGTTTCTATTGGATAAGCCTGCAGATGAAGCAATGAGTATATTAAAGTCCGCCCATGGAAGTATCCGTAAGGCAATAAGGGAGAATAAAGAGTGA
- a CDS encoding PTS lactose/cellobiose transporter subunit IIA: protein MENFETILFEIISYVGSARSSYIEAIEQARHGDIDKSNELMKCGRVQFNEGHHVHMELIQKSASGELDVESYQMLLMHAEDQLMSAEAFGILAEEFIELYKILQEKGIIGKV, encoded by the coding sequence ATGGAAAACTTTGAAACTATTCTATTTGAGATTATTTCTTATGTCGGAAGTGCCAGAAGCAGCTATATAGAAGCCATTGAACAAGCTAGGCATGGAGACATTGATAAATCAAATGAATTAATGAAGTGCGGAAGAGTTCAATTTAATGAAGGACATCATGTTCATATGGAATTGATACAGAAATCAGCATCCGGAGAGTTAGATGTTGAAAGTTACCAAATGCTTTTGATGCATGCCGAAGACCAATTAATGAGTGCGGAAGCATTTGGAATTCTTGCAGAGGAATTCATAGAATTATATAAGATTCTGCAAGAAAAAGGCATAATTGGAAAGGTATAA
- a CDS encoding PTS sugar transporter subunit IIB — MKKIVLVCVAGMSTSLLVSRMRDAAKADNYSCDINAYPIADASAVIPDADIILLGPQVKYMSNKLKAEYPEKIIEAIDMRVYGMIDGKGALTQARQIMGE; from the coding sequence ATGAAAAAGATTGTTTTGGTATGTGTGGCAGGAATGTCGACAAGTCTGCTGGTATCCCGAATGAGGGATGCTGCAAAAGCAGATAATTATTCATGTGATATAAATGCATATCCTATAGCGGATGCATCAGCAGTAATTCCTGATGCAGATATTATTTTATTAGGACCTCAGGTAAAATATATGTCTAATAAGCTGAAAGCGGAATACCCTGAAAAAATAATTGAAGCAATAGACATGCGGGTCTATGGAATGATTGACGGCAAAGGTGCATTGACGCAGGCCAGACAGATTATGGGGGAATAG
- a CDS encoding PIG-L deacetylase family protein: MAKYNRIVSIGAHPLDAELMGGPMMIKYAEQGAACTFVHVTKGRLTDSTATEEEKKAYEEALNDEIKSAAAAMGCDSFSMDYISAELPAVEEFTKIILEYLRREKVDCVITHARGTLHPRHYYTYEAVTQAVRILHVEGNPIQLYYGENCEDLAGFTPTVYVSLSESKMKNWFEGLQNYKIFNGKVNDVPYYDYYHSMATVRAIEAGGHGLVKAYMHGALIDNE, encoded by the coding sequence ATGGCAAAATACAATAGAATCGTCTCCATCGGTGCGCATCCATTGGATGCAGAACTGATGGGTGGGCCAATGATGATAAAATATGCTGAGCAGGGAGCTGCCTGTACATTTGTACATGTAACGAAAGGACGCCTTACAGATTCAACAGCAACGGAGGAAGAGAAGAAGGCATATGAGGAAGCGCTGAACGATGAGATTAAAAGTGCGGCGGCCGCTATGGGATGTGACAGCTTCAGCATGGATTATATATCGGCGGAATTACCGGCGGTGGAAGAATTTACAAAAATAATATTGGAATACTTAAGAAGAGAAAAAGTAGATTGCGTAATAACTCATGCACGCGGAACATTGCACCCCAGACACTACTATACTTATGAGGCAGTAACGCAAGCAGTAAGGATCCTTCATGTTGAAGGAAATCCGATACAGCTTTATTATGGTGAGAATTGTGAAGATTTGGCTGGATTTACTCCAACCGTATATGTGAGTCTGAGTGAATCGAAGATGAAAAACTGGTTTGAGGGATTACAGAATTATAAAATCTTTAATGGTAAGGTCAATGATGTTCCATATTATGACTATTATCATTCTATGGCAACGGTAAGAGCGATTGAGGCAGGAGGCCATGGACTTGTAAAAGCATATATGCATGGAGCGTTAATCGATAATGAGTAA
- a CDS encoding GNAT family N-acetyltransferase, which yields MEEYRIKPYKQEYMEQLISGWNETLIFDPISEDRFLQQVLMDENFDSSLALVLLVKDKVIGFCLGIKRKYPYLTRGLEENRGWISIMFVRTKYQGKGYGKALLNEVEKHFKKEQVKEITLCAYSPNYFTPGVDLKYEKALAFFERNGYVRGLDAVSMQKDLFTYNIPEKTQNMIEQLKEEGISFNKYSLSYMEKLLHFAEREFDAGWVRNILQAIRNGEAEDTILIATDIEDQVIGYCMRKIDGNDARFGPIGVKESIRSKGIGGILFDLQMREMQKRGIFYAYFLWTHGAAMKFYERHGMSVYRTYQLYRKNI from the coding sequence ATGGAAGAATATCGAATAAAACCATATAAGCAGGAATATATGGAGCAGCTTATTTCTGGTTGGAATGAGACATTAATTTTTGATCCAATTAGCGAAGACAGATTTTTGCAGCAGGTTTTAATGGATGAAAATTTTGATTCTAGTCTAGCTCTTGTTTTACTGGTAAAGGATAAGGTGATAGGATTTTGCTTAGGAATTAAAAGGAAATATCCATATTTAACACGAGGTCTTGAGGAGAACAGAGGCTGGATCAGTATTATGTTCGTGCGAACTAAGTATCAGGGAAAAGGATATGGAAAAGCGTTGTTAAATGAAGTGGAAAAACACTTTAAAAAAGAACAGGTAAAAGAAATTACTCTATGTGCCTACAGTCCGAACTATTTTACTCCAGGGGTCGATTTGAAATATGAAAAGGCTCTGGCCTTCTTTGAACGAAATGGCTATGTAAGAGGATTGGATGCTGTAAGCATGCAAAAAGACTTATTTACTTATAATATTCCAGAGAAAACTCAAAATATGATAGAGCAGTTGAAGGAAGAAGGAATAAGTTTTAATAAATATTCGCTTTCCTATATGGAAAAATTATTGCATTTTGCTGAGAGGGAATTTGATGCCGGCTGGGTAAGAAATATTTTACAGGCAATTCGTAATGGTGAAGCAGAAGATACTATTTTAATTGCAACAGATATAGAAGACCAGGTAATTGGATATTGTATGCGGAAGATCGATGGTAATGATGCGAGATTTGGACCGATTGGAGTAAAGGAATCTATTCGCTCAAAAGGAATCGGAGGAATTTTATTTGATTTACAGATGAGAGAAATGCAGAAAAGAGGAATTTTTTACGCATATTTTCTATGGACTCATGGTGCAGCAATGAAGTTCTATGAACGTCACGGAATGAGTGTATATAGAACATATCAACTTTACCGGAAAAATATATAG
- a CDS encoding PTS sugar transporter subunit IIC, which yields MEKQAKKTVLEKSTDFIEQKIAPPLLRLSQVRYLEALQRTFITLMPYMVLGATATLILNLSGLFAEGTGLNMPGVAQAIDSVITPCRPWLLQIVFVTINLLALLAAMLNGYFLGEYYNKKDSNVTSIASSVVAMVAFLSFIDFSKLSENFDWPAYILGSPSLFGGLLISILAVEIYRFLIGRKITIKMPESVPPMIASAFTGMIPVCAVIILCTLIGQGLGAFDFLSMLNKGTAYLVIGGSGPIAQGIGFVLDRILWFVGLHGSNIVSSVMQPIWTAMITDNINAFAAHQDIPFMFTEQWINFYVRCSVFPIALLCCMSKVKRFKVLGKLSLPGTIFNIAEPVMYGLPIVLNPLMFVPWVLGFTVLYIFNAILGVLGITPPVIAMTVWTMPAPLASFIGSGFNIVAPIITLINIAIIFFMFLPFFKVMERQILKEEEQYEVEQGGEK from the coding sequence ATGGAAAAACAAGCAAAAAAAACAGTATTGGAAAAAAGCACAGATTTTATCGAACAAAAAATTGCACCACCCCTGTTAAGGTTGTCACAGGTACGGTATCTTGAAGCGTTACAGAGAACGTTTATAACATTAATGCCGTATATGGTATTAGGTGCGACTGCAACTCTTATTTTAAACTTAAGCGGATTGTTCGCTGAGGGGACCGGATTAAACATGCCTGGTGTTGCTCAGGCGATTGACAGTGTGATTACCCCATGCAGGCCATGGCTTCTTCAAATTGTTTTTGTGACAATTAATCTGCTGGCATTGCTTGCGGCTATGCTGAATGGTTACTTCCTTGGAGAGTATTATAACAAGAAAGATTCCAATGTTACGTCGATAGCATCGTCAGTTGTAGCTATGGTAGCATTCCTCAGCTTTATTGATTTTTCAAAGCTTAGTGAAAATTTCGACTGGCCGGCATATATATTGGGTTCTCCGAGTCTGTTCGGAGGATTATTGATTAGTATTCTTGCAGTAGAGATTTATAGGTTCCTGATTGGAAGAAAGATTACAATTAAGATGCCGGAATCAGTACCACCGATGATAGCATCAGCATTCACCGGTATGATTCCGGTTTGTGCGGTTATTATATTATGTACTTTGATTGGACAAGGTCTGGGAGCTTTTGATTTCCTGAGTATGTTAAATAAGGGTACGGCATATCTGGTAATAGGCGGAAGCGGGCCGATCGCACAAGGAATTGGATTTGTATTGGATAGAATTCTTTGGTTTGTAGGATTACATGGATCGAATATTGTCTCTTCTGTTATGCAGCCAATCTGGACGGCTATGATAACCGATAATATCAATGCATTTGCAGCGCATCAGGACATACCATTTATGTTTACAGAGCAATGGATTAATTTTTATGTAAGATGTTCTGTATTTCCTATAGCACTCCTTTGCTGCATGAGTAAAGTAAAACGTTTTAAAGTATTAGGAAAATTATCTCTTCCGGGAACTATTTTCAATATTGCAGAACCGGTTATGTATGGACTGCCAATCGTGTTAAACCCGCTTATGTTTGTTCCGTGGGTACTCGGATTTACTGTGCTTTATATTTTTAATGCGATTCTTGGAGTATTAGGAATCACTCCTCCCGTTATTGCAATGACTGTGTGGACTATGCCTGCTCCATTAGCTTCCTTTATCGGCAGTGGATTTAATATTGTAGCCCCAATCATTACTTTAATAAATATTGCGATTATTTTCTTCATGTTTCTACCTTTCTTCAAAGTAATGGAAAGACAGATTTTAAAAGAAGAAGAACAGTACGAAGTAGAACAAGGCGGGGAAAAATAA
- a CDS encoding MurR/RpiR family transcriptional regulator encodes MNPIELINLHESEFTKSDEKIKTYVINNPDYVSSYSIIDVAAKAGVSKSALLRFCQKLGYNGYSEFKYEVSKYLLSGNFKNPTVVKSNMDIIEHYLNCIQKIPDCISDERFLALGNYISKASRIRIFGLHESGLAATYFTYRLSALGIDSEAIIHSGIFSEKASFSTTSDFHIFISVSGTTDCITEAAKTSFDRGTPCAIITQNSKAKYFNKYDCFMAIPSLNLDKNQLFLDSQAILFITIDLIINQLSKIL; translated from the coding sequence ATGAACCCTATCGAATTAATAAATCTACATGAATCAGAATTCACAAAATCGGATGAGAAGATAAAAACATATGTCATTAATAATCCGGACTATGTATCATCCTATTCTATTATTGATGTTGCCGCTAAAGCAGGTGTATCCAAATCTGCCTTGCTGCGTTTTTGTCAAAAGTTAGGCTATAATGGATATTCCGAGTTTAAATATGAGGTTTCCAAATATCTCTTATCCGGTAATTTTAAAAACCCAACTGTTGTTAAATCTAATATGGATATTATCGAACATTATTTGAATTGTATACAAAAGATTCCGGACTGCATAAGTGATGAGCGTTTTCTTGCCCTTGGCAATTATATTTCTAAGGCATCCCGCATACGAATTTTCGGTCTCCATGAAAGCGGCCTTGCTGCCACCTATTTTACCTATCGTCTGTCAGCTCTGGGAATTGATTCCGAAGCAATAATACATAGTGGTATCTTTAGTGAAAAAGCTTCTTTTTCCACTACTTCGGATTTTCACATTTTTATATCGGTATCAGGTACCACTGATTGTATCACCGAGGCCGCAAAAACTTCTTTTGATCGCGGTACTCCTTGTGCAATTATTACGCAGAACAGTAAGGCTAAATATTTCAATAAATATGATTGCTTTATGGCTATTCCTTCTCTTAACTTGGATAAAAATCAATTGTTTCTTGATTCACAAGCTATTTTATTCATTACTATCGACTTAATTATTAACCAGCTATCAAAAATTCTCTAA
- a CDS encoding YkgJ family cysteine cluster protein, translating into MFNCDKCGLCCIGLNKSEVTAYLHDGDGICRNLDLDTMLCRIYEERPIFCDIERYYEELLKDQMDKEEFFRLNAEACDLKKKEWEECGRDIYKMTSRIPDLDEEKEKIIRASLEKV; encoded by the coding sequence ATGTTTAACTGTGATAAATGTGGTTTATGCTGTATCGGACTTAATAAAAGTGAAGTCACTGCATATCTTCATGATGGGGATGGGATATGCAGAAACCTCGATTTAGATACGATGCTTTGCCGAATATATGAAGAAAGGCCGATCTTTTGTGATATTGAAAGATATTATGAGGAACTCCTGAAAGATCAAATGGATAAGGAGGAGTTCTTCCGTTTGAATGCGGAAGCTTGTGATCTGAAGAAAAAAGAGTGGGAGGAATGCGGAAGGGATATTTATAAAATGACTTCCCGGATTCCTGATTTAGATGAGGAAAAGGAAAAGATCATTCGGGCCAGCTTGGAAAAGGTGTAG